The proteins below are encoded in one region of Pseudoduganella armeniaca:
- a CDS encoding DJ-1/PfpI family protein: MAAKTILFLTGDFAEDYETMVPFQALQAVGHTVHAVCPGKAAGDKIKTAIHDFEGDQTYTEKPGHLFALNAAFDDVEVGRYDALMIAGGRAPEYLRLNPRVLEVVREFAQAGKPIAAVCHGAQLLAAADVIRGRNISCYPACSPEVKLAGADYADIAVDAAVTDGQFVTAPAWPAHPQWIAQFLKMLGTEIRL; this comes from the coding sequence ATGGCCGCGAAAACCATTCTCTTCCTGACCGGCGACTTCGCCGAGGACTACGAAACCATGGTGCCGTTCCAGGCGCTGCAGGCGGTCGGGCACACCGTGCATGCAGTCTGCCCGGGCAAGGCGGCGGGCGACAAGATCAAGACGGCGATCCACGATTTCGAAGGCGACCAGACCTATACGGAAAAGCCGGGCCACCTGTTCGCGCTGAACGCCGCGTTCGACGACGTCGAGGTGGGCCGCTACGACGCGCTGATGATCGCCGGCGGCCGCGCCCCCGAGTACCTGCGCCTGAACCCGCGCGTGCTCGAAGTCGTGCGCGAGTTCGCGCAGGCTGGCAAGCCGATCGCCGCCGTCTGCCACGGCGCCCAGCTGCTGGCGGCGGCCGACGTGATCCGCGGCCGCAATATCTCGTGCTACCCGGCCTGCTCGCCCGAGGTCAAGCTGGCCGGCGCCGACTATGCGGACATTGCCGTCGATGCGGCCGTCACGGACGGGCAGTTCGTCACGGCGCCAGCGTGGCCGGCGCATCCGCAGTGGATCGCCCAGTTCCTAAAGATGCTTGGGACCGAGATCCGGCTGTAG
- a CDS encoding chemotaxis protein → MKSVQQEIDERTNLTNTNKFELLLFRLGADANGEHSELYGINVFKIREIVAMPPVTAVAGSQPHMLGVVNLRGQIIPVMDLPAIVGVTPKTGLNIMLVTEFARTTQAFAVESVDEIVRLDWSQVLTAEGSNSTGMVTSIARLDGDTNGTRLAQVLDVETILRRMVPAEGKDVDPESIGPKLMLKQGSFILAADDSVVARNLIEQGLQAMHAPFVMTKSGKEAWDKLNSIAEGCKAEGISIEDRVALVLTDLEMPEMDGFTLTRKVKQDPRFSKIPVVIHSSLSGKTNEDHVKGVGADAYVAKFVAEDLAETIRRVLHKPAA, encoded by the coding sequence ATGAAAAGCGTACAACAGGAAATCGACGAACGTACCAACCTTACCAACACCAATAAATTCGAACTCCTGCTGTTCCGTCTGGGGGCGGACGCCAATGGCGAGCACTCGGAACTGTACGGCATCAACGTCTTCAAGATCCGCGAGATCGTGGCGATGCCGCCGGTGACGGCGGTGGCCGGGTCGCAGCCGCACATGCTGGGCGTGGTCAACCTGCGCGGCCAGATCATCCCCGTGATGGACCTGCCGGCGATCGTCGGCGTCACGCCGAAGACGGGCCTGAACATCATGCTGGTGACCGAATTCGCCCGCACCACCCAGGCGTTCGCGGTGGAATCGGTGGACGAGATCGTGCGCCTGGACTGGAGCCAGGTGCTGACGGCCGAGGGCAGCAACTCGACCGGCATGGTGACGTCGATCGCGCGCCTGGACGGCGACACCAACGGCACCCGCCTGGCGCAGGTGCTGGACGTCGAGACGATCCTGCGCCGCATGGTGCCGGCCGAAGGCAAGGACGTCGATCCGGAATCGATCGGTCCGAAACTGATGCTCAAGCAGGGCAGCTTCATCCTGGCGGCCGACGACTCCGTGGTCGCGCGCAACCTGATCGAGCAGGGCCTGCAGGCCATGCACGCGCCGTTCGTCATGACGAAGTCCGGCAAGGAAGCCTGGGATAAGCTGAACAGCATCGCCGAAGGCTGCAAGGCCGAAGGCATCTCGATCGAGGATCGCGTCGCGCTGGTGCTGACCGACCTGGAAATGCCCGAGATGGACGGTTTCACCTTGACCCGCAAGGTCAAGCAGGACCCGCGCTTCTCGAAGATCCCCGTCGTCATCCACTCTTCGCTGTCCGGCAAGACCAACGAAGACCACGTCAAGGGCGTGGGCGCCGATGCCTACGTGGCGAAGTTCGTCGCGGAAGACCTGGCCGAGACGATCCGCCGCGTGCTGCACAAGCCGGCGGCGTAA
- a CDS encoding EDSAP-1 family PEP-CTERM protein → MGTIKHILVAATAAATLASAGIGPAAASTFATAILDISNFRLLHSNGAVYRNTDFSRLTSVNDAQATASLNSLFANSSSSGPRPDVTHQCVGSCLTFAENSFAHGGANALFALPGSFGFADQRFQGSGISINGAPAGAHAQTRADVATLRNNQFATGNSSVGSSNTMVFTLAGSDTMTVAFDATPYAMAYLTPGSRPVTSAAARMSWSINVVDLKTGNSVFAFAPAEINGLGSVSRTDGMAGLSSFNEVGQVFSFQASTPKLLTGRSYQVTVQQSAIVMALQQEELPEPGSLAVFLSGLIVMWSAMYLRVEAGKSRCENWI, encoded by the coding sequence ATGGGCACCATCAAACACATCCTCGTCGCCGCGACGGCGGCCGCCACCCTCGCCAGCGCCGGCATCGGGCCGGCCGCCGCCAGCACGTTCGCGACCGCCATCCTCGATATCAGCAACTTCCGCCTGTTGCACAGCAATGGCGCCGTCTACCGCAACACGGATTTCTCGCGCCTAACCAGCGTCAACGACGCCCAGGCTACCGCTTCGCTCAATTCCCTGTTCGCCAACTCCTCCAGTTCCGGGCCGCGCCCGGACGTGACGCACCAGTGCGTGGGTTCCTGCCTGACCTTCGCCGAGAACAGTTTCGCTCACGGCGGCGCCAATGCCCTGTTCGCCCTGCCCGGCAGCTTCGGCTTTGCCGACCAGCGCTTCCAGGGTTCCGGTATCTCCATCAACGGCGCCCCGGCCGGCGCGCATGCGCAGACCCGCGCGGACGTGGCCACGTTGAGAAACAACCAGTTCGCCACCGGCAATTCCTCCGTGGGCAGTTCCAACACGATGGTGTTCACCCTGGCCGGCAGCGACACGATGACGGTCGCGTTCGACGCCACACCTTACGCGATGGCCTACCTAACACCGGGCTCGCGCCCCGTCACCAGCGCGGCCGCGCGCATGTCGTGGAGCATCAACGTCGTCGATCTCAAGACCGGCAATTCCGTGTTCGCGTTCGCGCCGGCGGAGATCAACGGCCTTGGCAGCGTCAGCCGCACCGACGGCATGGCGGGCCTGTCCTCCTTCAACGAAGTCGGCCAGGTCTTCTCGTTCCAGGCCTCGACGCCCAAGCTGCTGACCGGCCGCAGCTACCAGGTCACCGTGCAGCAAAGCGCCATCGTCATGGCGCTGCAGCAGGAAGAATTGCCGGAGCCAGGGTCGCTTGCCGTATTTTTGAGCGGTCTAATCGTGATGTGGAGCGCAATGTACCTGCGCGTAGAAGCTGGCAAGTCCCGATGTGAGAATTGGATATAA
- a CDS encoding calcium-binding protein — protein sequence MPGETSGGQITVQNWYSGRSHQIEQIAFADGSTMSAAQATVLGNVIRATEGNDTLIGRVDTTFIDGLGGNDTITGSVTGNATLRGGAGDDLINYGHRSNNNVEGGDGKDVLAFAGQPSSISIGYVNILDGGKGDDKPVGGVGSEIYRFSRGDGRDVILDDDAFDGGFGVVDKIAFGTGVAQSDLTFSRSRDDLVIALNGVPGETTVDQITVQNWFGGRSYQIEQLYFDDGTMLQAFDVKIIGTST from the coding sequence GTGCCCGGTGAAACGTCTGGCGGCCAGATTACTGTCCAGAACTGGTACAGTGGCCGATCCCATCAAATTGAACAAATCGCTTTTGCCGACGGGAGCACCATGTCAGCTGCCCAGGCAACTGTACTGGGCAACGTCATCCGTGCTACGGAAGGCAATGACACGCTTATCGGGCGAGTCGACACGACGTTTATTGATGGCCTGGGCGGCAACGACACAATCACCGGGTCAGTCACAGGTAACGCCACACTTCGCGGCGGTGCCGGCGACGACCTGATCAACTATGGTCATCGGTCCAACAACAACGTGGAAGGTGGCGATGGCAAAGATGTGCTGGCCTTTGCTGGGCAACCTTCCAGCATCAGCATCGGATATGTGAATATCCTGGATGGCGGCAAGGGCGACGACAAACCCGTCGGCGGCGTCGGCAGCGAAATTTACCGCTTCAGCCGAGGTGATGGCAGAGATGTGATACTTGACGACGACGCGTTCGATGGCGGCTTTGGTGTGGTGGATAAGATCGCATTCGGTACCGGTGTTGCTCAATCGGACCTGACTTTCTCCCGTTCGAGGGACGATCTCGTCATCGCGCTGAACGGTGTGCCCGGAGAAACGACCGTCGACCAGATTACTGTCCAGAACTGGTTCGGCGGCCGGTCGTATCAAATCGAGCAGTTATACTTTGATGACGGCACCATGTTACAAGCGTTCGACGTGAAGATCATCGGCACGAGCACCTAG
- a CDS encoding Na+/H+ antiporter, with the protein MDSIEIVLAMLLAVVASAYLVRVLPLAVPLPLVQIGLGAIIAGFTGHGVQMDPALFFLLFLPPLLFLDGWRIPKGGLFRDKAIILELALGLVIFTVVGAGFLIHWLIPAMPLPVAFALAAIVSPTDPVAVSSIASRAPIPKRLMHILEGESLLNDASGLVCFRFAVAAAMTGAFSLTKASLTFVWLVAGGIGAGVLTVLAITWVQRFLFRRFGEPAGSPILVNLLMPFGAYLAAEHLHASGILAAVAAGITMSYVELSGQVMANTRIQRSAVWDTVQFALNGVMFVLLGEQLPDIMEGARVSLGQSGHVNAWWLVLYAFAISFGLMALRFVWVWTALRITLYRKTRRGEPVRQPPLRVLLAMSLAGVRGAITLAGVMTLPLTLSDGAPFPARDLTIFLASTVILISLVAASIGLPRLLGGLHFPEEPAEQQEEDLARREAASAAIAAVERAQMELMHKGDECDMYPEAAGRVIALYQHRLDTSGAGDDEAAARYRQLDMAERALRLAALQAERRTIFNLARHEHISDEISRKLVREIDLVEARHKS; encoded by the coding sequence ATGGACTCGATCGAAATCGTATTGGCAATGCTGCTGGCCGTCGTGGCCAGCGCCTATCTCGTGCGCGTGCTGCCGCTGGCCGTACCGCTGCCGCTGGTGCAGATCGGCCTCGGTGCCATCATTGCCGGCTTCACCGGCCATGGCGTGCAGATGGACCCGGCCCTGTTCTTCCTGCTGTTCCTGCCGCCACTCCTGTTCCTGGACGGCTGGCGCATCCCGAAAGGCGGCCTGTTTCGCGACAAGGCCATCATCCTCGAGCTGGCGCTGGGCCTCGTCATCTTCACCGTGGTCGGCGCCGGCTTCCTGATCCACTGGCTGATTCCGGCCATGCCCTTGCCGGTCGCCTTCGCGCTGGCCGCCATCGTCTCGCCCACCGACCCCGTGGCGGTATCGTCGATCGCGTCGCGCGCGCCGATCCCGAAGCGCCTGATGCACATCCTGGAAGGCGAGTCGCTGCTGAACGATGCCAGTGGCCTGGTGTGCTTCCGCTTTGCCGTCGCCGCCGCCATGACGGGCGCCTTCTCGCTGACCAAGGCGTCGCTGACCTTCGTCTGGCTGGTCGCCGGCGGCATCGGCGCCGGCGTGCTGACGGTGCTGGCCATCACCTGGGTGCAGCGCTTCCTGTTCCGCCGCTTCGGCGAGCCGGCCGGTTCGCCCATCCTCGTCAACCTGCTGATGCCGTTCGGCGCCTACCTGGCCGCCGAGCACCTGCACGCCTCCGGCATCCTGGCCGCCGTGGCGGCGGGTATCACGATGAGCTACGTGGAGCTGTCCGGCCAGGTCATGGCCAATACCCGCATCCAGCGCTCGGCCGTGTGGGACACGGTGCAGTTCGCGCTGAACGGCGTGATGTTCGTGCTGCTGGGCGAACAGCTGCCCGACATCATGGAAGGCGCCCGCGTGTCGCTCGGCCAGAGCGGCCACGTCAACGCCTGGTGGCTGGTCTTGTACGCGTTCGCGATCTCGTTCGGCCTGATGGCCCTGCGCTTCGTCTGGGTCTGGACCGCGCTGCGCATCACCCTGTACCGCAAGACCCGGCGTGGCGAGCCGGTGCGCCAGCCGCCGCTGCGGGTGCTGCTGGCGATGTCGCTGGCCGGCGTGCGCGGCGCCATCACGCTGGCCGGCGTGATGACCTTGCCCTTGACGCTGTCCGATGGCGCGCCCTTCCCGGCGCGCGACCTGACCATCTTCCTGGCCAGCACCGTCATCCTGATCTCCCTGGTGGCGGCCAGCATCGGCCTGCCGCGCCTGCTGGGCGGCCTGCACTTCCCGGAGGAGCCGGCCGAGCAGCAGGAAGAGGACCTGGCCCGGCGCGAGGCCGCCAGCGCGGCCATCGCCGCCGTCGAGCGGGCCCAGATGGAGCTGATGCACAAGGGTGATGAGTGCGACATGTATCCGGAGGCCGCCGGCCGGGTCATCGCGCTGTACCAGCATCGCCTGGACACCAGCGGCGCCGGCGACGACGAGGCGGCGGCGCGCTACCGCCAGCTGGACATGGCGGAACGGGCGCTGCGCCTGGCCGCCCTGCAGGCGGAGCGCCGCACCATCTTCAACCTGGCGCGCCACGAGCACATCTCGGACGAGATCTCGCGCAAGCTGGTGCGCGAGATCGACCTGGTCGAAGCACGCCACAAGAGCTGA
- a CDS encoding sensor histidine kinase — MDETSAPPRRLRQLLLAAWVLFWLLMTTTAVQDYLRDGGRELWKPVLWEGSSLLVATVLLLAQRRCTRRHDALVATPRRWFLVQLPWLFVFWLAFVPLAFGLRHAVYALAGQTYTHDPWPQTFFYEDVRITVFFSLFVLVSFGLLSWQAMVEARVRAERTANLLREAQLRQLTQQMQPHFLFNALNTVSALMHEDVQRADALLVRLADMLRATLEGGQRQQVALADELRLLRGYCELMTARHDERVTLAWDVAPGLDACPVPFMCLQPLLENVFRHTVERRRGTVHITVSARREGARLVLAVADDAGRLDDGATDGAGIALANLRERLAALHGAAAGLTLTQLAPAGVCARIELPCAS, encoded by the coding sequence ATGGACGAGACCAGCGCCCCGCCCCGCCGCCTGCGCCAGCTGCTGCTCGCCGCATGGGTGCTGTTCTGGCTCCTGATGACGACGACGGCCGTGCAGGACTACCTGCGCGACGGCGGCCGCGAGCTGTGGAAACCGGTGCTGTGGGAAGGCTCGTCGCTGCTGGTCGCCACCGTGCTGCTGCTGGCGCAACGGCGCTGCACGCGCCGCCACGACGCGCTGGTGGCCACGCCGCGGCGCTGGTTCCTGGTCCAGCTGCCCTGGCTGTTCGTGTTCTGGCTGGCTTTCGTGCCGCTGGCCTTCGGCCTGCGCCACGCGGTCTACGCGCTGGCCGGCCAGACGTACACGCACGATCCCTGGCCGCAGACTTTCTTCTACGAGGACGTGCGCATCACGGTGTTCTTCTCGCTGTTCGTGCTGGTGAGCTTCGGCCTGTTGTCCTGGCAGGCCATGGTCGAGGCCAGGGTGCGCGCCGAACGCACGGCCAACCTGCTGCGCGAAGCCCAGCTGCGCCAGCTGACGCAGCAGATGCAGCCGCACTTCCTGTTCAACGCCCTCAACACCGTATCGGCACTGATGCACGAGGACGTGCAGCGCGCCGACGCGCTCCTGGTACGCCTGGCCGACATGCTGCGCGCCACGCTGGAGGGCGGCCAGCGCCAGCAGGTAGCGCTGGCCGACGAACTGCGCCTGCTGCGCGGCTATTGCGAGCTGATGACGGCGCGGCACGACGAGCGCGTCACGCTGGCCTGGGACGTCGCACCGGGCCTGGACGCCTGCCCGGTGCCGTTCATGTGCCTGCAGCCGCTGCTGGAAAACGTGTTCCGCCACACGGTGGAGCGGCGCCGCGGCACGGTCCACATCACGGTGTCGGCCCGGCGCGAGGGCGCCAGGCTGGTGCTCGCCGTGGCGGACGACGCCGGCCGCCTGGACGACGGCGCCACCGACGGTGCCGGCATCGCACTGGCCAACCTGCGCGAACGGCTGGCCGCCCTGCACGGCGCCGCGGCCGGACTGACCTTGACCCAGCTGGCACCGGCCGGCGTGTGCGCCAGGATCGAACTGCCATGCGCGTCCTGA
- a CDS encoding LytR/AlgR family response regulator transcription factor produces the protein MRVLIVDDERPARARLRQLLAAQTGIAAVAEARDGVEALAVAATFRPDVVFLDIQMPEVDGLEAATALAATLPAPAPLIVFVTAYESYALAAFEASAVDYVLKPCDAARLARTLGRLHERLRERAAAPPAGLEQLLVSERGVTRIVRAADILWLETADNYVVLHTAQGAPLLRQTLAALLEELGSAFQRCHRRAAVRLDRVERVAANDKGDGSVVLQGGARAPLSRQYRAALLAALAQPRTIPP, from the coding sequence ATGCGCGTCCTGATCGTCGACGACGAACGGCCGGCGCGTGCCCGGCTGCGCCAGTTGCTGGCGGCGCAAACCGGCATCGCGGCGGTCGCGGAAGCGCGCGACGGCGTCGAGGCGCTGGCGGTCGCGGCGACCTTCCGGCCGGACGTAGTGTTCCTGGACATCCAGATGCCCGAGGTGGACGGCCTGGAGGCGGCCACCGCGCTGGCCGCCACCCTGCCGGCGCCGGCGCCGCTGATCGTCTTCGTCACGGCCTACGAAAGCTACGCGCTGGCCGCGTTCGAAGCCAGCGCCGTCGATTACGTGCTCAAGCCATGCGACGCCGCGCGCCTGGCCCGCACGCTGGGACGCCTGCACGAGCGCCTGCGCGAGCGCGCGGCGGCACCGCCCGCCGGACTGGAACAATTGCTGGTCAGCGAACGGGGCGTGACCCGGATCGTGCGCGCCGCCGACATCCTGTGGCTGGAAACGGCCGACAACTACGTCGTGCTGCACACGGCCCAGGGCGCCCCGCTGCTGCGCCAAACGCTGGCCGCGCTGCTGGAAGAACTGGGCTCGGCTTTCCAGCGCTGCCACCGCCGCGCGGCCGTGCGGCTGGACCGCGTCGAGCGCGTGGCGGCCAACGACAAGGGCGACGGCAGCGTAGTGCTGCAAGGTGGTGCCCGGGCACCGCTGAGCCGGCAGTACCGTGCCGCCTTGCTGGCCGCGCTGGCGCAGCCGCGTACAATACCGCCATGA
- the arfB gene encoding alternative ribosome rescue aminoacyl-tRNA hydrolase ArfB, translating into MSPVIDPADIEFSAIRAQGPGGQNVNKVSCAVHARFDIAASNLPEAVKARLLALRDSRITDAGVLVIKAQASRSLEQNKADALQRLQALVDAAADLPPPRRATRPTRASQRRRLDAKSRSGQVKALRGKVTD; encoded by the coding sequence ATGAGCCCCGTCATCGATCCCGCCGACATCGAATTTTCCGCCATCCGCGCCCAGGGGCCGGGCGGGCAGAACGTCAACAAGGTGTCGTGCGCCGTGCATGCCCGCTTCGACATCGCTGCGTCAAACCTGCCGGAAGCCGTCAAGGCACGCCTGCTGGCCCTGCGCGACAGCCGCATCACCGATGCCGGCGTGCTGGTCATCAAGGCACAGGCCTCGCGCAGCCTGGAACAGAACAAGGCGGACGCGCTGCAACGCCTGCAGGCGCTGGTGGACGCCGCCGCGGACCTGCCGCCGCCGCGCCGCGCCACCCGGCCCACGCGCGCCTCGCAGCGGCGCCGGCTGGACGCCAAGAGCCGCAGCGGCCAGGTCAAGGCGCTGCGCGGCAAAGTGACGGACTGA